A portion of the Apis mellifera strain DH4 linkage group LG6, Amel_HAv3.1, whole genome shotgun sequence genome contains these proteins:
- the LOC725570 gene encoding tumor necrosis factor alpha-induced protein 8-like protein isoform X4, translating to MAIPFRCIYIVSSLTSVTDINCTNEGVAWGTAVMELQSWLLYHLVAVTDCNQVMQSATTLNGGSYPAGGTGSRARDLGLRAQKKLLGRVVSTGAGRSLLIDDATTSLLDNLYKLMERAAKTNPSLDKKQPEKVLKNIVKLSIKVGLLQRNQQLNVTDDTKLAEIRTALRAVAMSVVSFYELEFSFDRAYLIKSLERCRTAIQTFIKPHLTDKSQDRCDQVFDFLTHSDFLDSVFRQDSEHRPILGMLVSDINKALDAGHL from the exons ATGGCTATACCTtttcgatgtatatatat TGTATCGAGTTTGACCTCAGTTACTGACATAAATTGCACGAATGAGGGA GTGGCGTGGGGTACGGCAGTAATGGAATTGCAGAGCTGGCTGCTCTATCATCTTGTAGCCGTAACCGACTGCAATCAAG tgATGCAGTCGGCGACTACATTGAACGGGGGATCTTATCCCGCCGGAGGCACCGGAAGTCGCGCTCGTGATTTAGGTCTTCGAGCGCAAAAAAAACTTCTCGGCAGAGTCGTATCTACAGGAGCCGGAAGATCACTGTTGATAGATGATGCTACTACATCACTTCTGGATAATCTTTATAAACTTATGGAAAGAGCTGCAAAAACTAATCCTAGTTTAGACAAGAAGCAACCTGAAAAggttttaaagaatattgttaaattgtcCATTAAG GTGGGTCTTCTACAGCGTAATCAACAATTAAACGTTACCGATGACACGAAACTCGCCGAAATAAGAACTGCCCTTAGAGCTGTAGCTATGTCTGTGGTTTCGTTTTATGAATTAGAATTCAGTTTTGATAGGgcgtatttaataaaatcattagaaCGATGCAGAACTGCAATACAAACATTTATAAAGCCACATCTTACAGATAAATCTCAAGATCGATGTGATCAAGTGTTCGATTTCTTAACGCATTCCGATTTTTTGGATTCCGTTTTTAGGCAAGATTCGGAACATAGACCTATCCTTGGAATGCTAGTTAGTGATATAAATAAGGCCTTAGATGCTGGgcatctttga
- the LOC725570 gene encoding tumor necrosis factor alpha-induced protein 8-like protein isoform X7, with the protein MYIYVAWGTAVMELQSWLLYHLVAVTDCNQVMQSATTLNGGSYPAGGTGSRARDLGLRAQKKLLGRVVSTGAGRSLLIDDATTSLLDNLYKLMERAAKTNPSLDKKQPEKVLKNIVKLSIKVGLLQRNQQLNVTDDTKLAEIRTALRAVAMSVVSFYELEFSFDRAYLIKSLERCRTAIQTFIKPHLTDKSQDRCDQVFDFLTHSDFLDSVFRQDSEHRPILGMLVSDINKALDAGHL; encoded by the exons atgtatatatat GTGGCGTGGGGTACGGCAGTAATGGAATTGCAGAGCTGGCTGCTCTATCATCTTGTAGCCGTAACCGACTGCAATCAAG tgATGCAGTCGGCGACTACATTGAACGGGGGATCTTATCCCGCCGGAGGCACCGGAAGTCGCGCTCGTGATTTAGGTCTTCGAGCGCAAAAAAAACTTCTCGGCAGAGTCGTATCTACAGGAGCCGGAAGATCACTGTTGATAGATGATGCTACTACATCACTTCTGGATAATCTTTATAAACTTATGGAAAGAGCTGCAAAAACTAATCCTAGTTTAGACAAGAAGCAACCTGAAAAggttttaaagaatattgttaaattgtcCATTAAG GTGGGTCTTCTACAGCGTAATCAACAATTAAACGTTACCGATGACACGAAACTCGCCGAAATAAGAACTGCCCTTAGAGCTGTAGCTATGTCTGTGGTTTCGTTTTATGAATTAGAATTCAGTTTTGATAGGgcgtatttaataaaatcattagaaCGATGCAGAACTGCAATACAAACATTTATAAAGCCACATCTTACAGATAAATCTCAAGATCGATGTGATCAAGTGTTCGATTTCTTAACGCATTCCGATTTTTTGGATTCCGTTTTTAGGCAAGATTCGGAACATAGACCTATCCTTGGAATGCTAGTTAGTGATATAAATAAGGCCTTAGATGCTGGgcatctttga
- the LOC725570 gene encoding tumor necrosis factor alpha-induced protein 8-like protein isoform X1: MIMPCDNKLQRTLRSISSVSSLTSVTDINCTNEGVAWGTAVMELQSWLLYHLVAVTDCNQVMQSATTLNGGSYPAGGTGSRARDLGLRAQKKLLGRVVSTGAGRSLLIDDATTSLLDNLYKLMERAAKTNPSLDKKQPEKVLKNIVKLSIKVGLLQRNQQLNVTDDTKLAEIRTALRAVAMSVVSFYELEFSFDRAYLIKSLERCRTAIQTFIKPHLTDKSQDRCDQVFDFLTHSDFLDSVFRQDSEHRPILGMLVSDINKALDAGHL; this comes from the exons ATGATTATGCCTTGCGACAACAAACTACAACGCACTTTACGTTCCATTTCCAGTGTATCGAGTTTGACCTCAGTTACTGACATAAATTGCACGAATGAGGGA GTGGCGTGGGGTACGGCAGTAATGGAATTGCAGAGCTGGCTGCTCTATCATCTTGTAGCCGTAACCGACTGCAATCAAG tgATGCAGTCGGCGACTACATTGAACGGGGGATCTTATCCCGCCGGAGGCACCGGAAGTCGCGCTCGTGATTTAGGTCTTCGAGCGCAAAAAAAACTTCTCGGCAGAGTCGTATCTACAGGAGCCGGAAGATCACTGTTGATAGATGATGCTACTACATCACTTCTGGATAATCTTTATAAACTTATGGAAAGAGCTGCAAAAACTAATCCTAGTTTAGACAAGAAGCAACCTGAAAAggttttaaagaatattgttaaattgtcCATTAAG GTGGGTCTTCTACAGCGTAATCAACAATTAAACGTTACCGATGACACGAAACTCGCCGAAATAAGAACTGCCCTTAGAGCTGTAGCTATGTCTGTGGTTTCGTTTTATGAATTAGAATTCAGTTTTGATAGGgcgtatttaataaaatcattagaaCGATGCAGAACTGCAATACAAACATTTATAAAGCCACATCTTACAGATAAATCTCAAGATCGATGTGATCAAGTGTTCGATTTCTTAACGCATTCCGATTTTTTGGATTCCGTTTTTAGGCAAGATTCGGAACATAGACCTATCCTTGGAATGCTAGTTAGTGATATAAATAAGGCCTTAGATGCTGGgcatctttga
- the LOC725570 gene encoding tumor necrosis factor alpha-induced protein 8-like protein isoform X6 encodes MSGVGYGSNGIAELAALSSCSRNRLQSRGNSGLPMFDVMQSATTLNGGSYPAGGTGSRARDLGLRAQKKLLGRVVSTGAGRSLLIDDATTSLLDNLYKLMERAAKTNPSLDKKQPEKVLKNIVKLSIKVGLLQRNQQLNVTDDTKLAEIRTALRAVAMSVVSFYELEFSFDRAYLIKSLERCRTAIQTFIKPHLTDKSQDRCDQVFDFLTHSDFLDSVFRQDSEHRPILGMLVSDINKALDAGHL; translated from the exons ATGA GTGGCGTGGGGTACGGCAGTAATGGAATTGCAGAGCTGGCTGCTCTATCATCTTGTAGCCGTAACCGACTGCAATCAAG AGGAAACAGCGGTCTACCAATGTTTGATG tgATGCAGTCGGCGACTACATTGAACGGGGGATCTTATCCCGCCGGAGGCACCGGAAGTCGCGCTCGTGATTTAGGTCTTCGAGCGCAAAAAAAACTTCTCGGCAGAGTCGTATCTACAGGAGCCGGAAGATCACTGTTGATAGATGATGCTACTACATCACTTCTGGATAATCTTTATAAACTTATGGAAAGAGCTGCAAAAACTAATCCTAGTTTAGACAAGAAGCAACCTGAAAAggttttaaagaatattgttaaattgtcCATTAAG GTGGGTCTTCTACAGCGTAATCAACAATTAAACGTTACCGATGACACGAAACTCGCCGAAATAAGAACTGCCCTTAGAGCTGTAGCTATGTCTGTGGTTTCGTTTTATGAATTAGAATTCAGTTTTGATAGGgcgtatttaataaaatcattagaaCGATGCAGAACTGCAATACAAACATTTATAAAGCCACATCTTACAGATAAATCTCAAGATCGATGTGATCAAGTGTTCGATTTCTTAACGCATTCCGATTTTTTGGATTCCGTTTTTAGGCAAGATTCGGAACATAGACCTATCCTTGGAATGCTAGTTAGTGATATAAATAAGGCCTTAGATGCTGGgcatctttga
- the LOC725570 gene encoding tumor necrosis factor alpha-induced protein 8-like protein isoform X3, with amino-acid sequence MCVMHTHKTEYIDRRAGGGVGYGSNGIAELAALSSCSRNRLQSRGNSGLPMFDVMQSATTLNGGSYPAGGTGSRARDLGLRAQKKLLGRVVSTGAGRSLLIDDATTSLLDNLYKLMERAAKTNPSLDKKQPEKVLKNIVKLSIKVGLLQRNQQLNVTDDTKLAEIRTALRAVAMSVVSFYELEFSFDRAYLIKSLERCRTAIQTFIKPHLTDKSQDRCDQVFDFLTHSDFLDSVFRQDSEHRPILGMLVSDINKALDAGHL; translated from the exons GTGGCGTGGGGTACGGCAGTAATGGAATTGCAGAGCTGGCTGCTCTATCATCTTGTAGCCGTAACCGACTGCAATCAAG AGGAAACAGCGGTCTACCAATGTTTGATG tgATGCAGTCGGCGACTACATTGAACGGGGGATCTTATCCCGCCGGAGGCACCGGAAGTCGCGCTCGTGATTTAGGTCTTCGAGCGCAAAAAAAACTTCTCGGCAGAGTCGTATCTACAGGAGCCGGAAGATCACTGTTGATAGATGATGCTACTACATCACTTCTGGATAATCTTTATAAACTTATGGAAAGAGCTGCAAAAACTAATCCTAGTTTAGACAAGAAGCAACCTGAAAAggttttaaagaatattgttaaattgtcCATTAAG GTGGGTCTTCTACAGCGTAATCAACAATTAAACGTTACCGATGACACGAAACTCGCCGAAATAAGAACTGCCCTTAGAGCTGTAGCTATGTCTGTGGTTTCGTTTTATGAATTAGAATTCAGTTTTGATAGGgcgtatttaataaaatcattagaaCGATGCAGAACTGCAATACAAACATTTATAAAGCCACATCTTACAGATAAATCTCAAGATCGATGTGATCAAGTGTTCGATTTCTTAACGCATTCCGATTTTTTGGATTCCGTTTTTAGGCAAGATTCGGAACATAGACCTATCCTTGGAATGCTAGTTAGTGATATAAATAAGGCCTTAGATGCTGGgcatctttga
- the LOC725570 gene encoding tumor necrosis factor alpha-induced protein 8-like protein isoform X5 gives MFDRRGVGYGSNGIAELAALSSCSRNRLQSRGNSGLPMFDVMQSATTLNGGSYPAGGTGSRARDLGLRAQKKLLGRVVSTGAGRSLLIDDATTSLLDNLYKLMERAAKTNPSLDKKQPEKVLKNIVKLSIKVGLLQRNQQLNVTDDTKLAEIRTALRAVAMSVVSFYELEFSFDRAYLIKSLERCRTAIQTFIKPHLTDKSQDRCDQVFDFLTHSDFLDSVFRQDSEHRPILGMLVSDINKALDAGHL, from the exons GTGGCGTGGGGTACGGCAGTAATGGAATTGCAGAGCTGGCTGCTCTATCATCTTGTAGCCGTAACCGACTGCAATCAAG AGGAAACAGCGGTCTACCAATGTTTGATG tgATGCAGTCGGCGACTACATTGAACGGGGGATCTTATCCCGCCGGAGGCACCGGAAGTCGCGCTCGTGATTTAGGTCTTCGAGCGCAAAAAAAACTTCTCGGCAGAGTCGTATCTACAGGAGCCGGAAGATCACTGTTGATAGATGATGCTACTACATCACTTCTGGATAATCTTTATAAACTTATGGAAAGAGCTGCAAAAACTAATCCTAGTTTAGACAAGAAGCAACCTGAAAAggttttaaagaatattgttaaattgtcCATTAAG GTGGGTCTTCTACAGCGTAATCAACAATTAAACGTTACCGATGACACGAAACTCGCCGAAATAAGAACTGCCCTTAGAGCTGTAGCTATGTCTGTGGTTTCGTTTTATGAATTAGAATTCAGTTTTGATAGGgcgtatttaataaaatcattagaaCGATGCAGAACTGCAATACAAACATTTATAAAGCCACATCTTACAGATAAATCTCAAGATCGATGTGATCAAGTGTTCGATTTCTTAACGCATTCCGATTTTTTGGATTCCGTTTTTAGGCAAGATTCGGAACATAGACCTATCCTTGGAATGCTAGTTAGTGATATAAATAAGGCCTTAGATGCTGGgcatctttga
- the LOC725570 gene encoding tumor necrosis factor alpha-induced protein 8-like protein isoform X8 has protein sequence MELQSWLLYHLVAVTDCNQVMQSATTLNGGSYPAGGTGSRARDLGLRAQKKLLGRVVSTGAGRSLLIDDATTSLLDNLYKLMERAAKTNPSLDKKQPEKVLKNIVKLSIKVGLLQRNQQLNVTDDTKLAEIRTALRAVAMSVVSFYELEFSFDRAYLIKSLERCRTAIQTFIKPHLTDKSQDRCDQVFDFLTHSDFLDSVFRQDSEHRPILGMLVSDINKALDAGHL, from the exons ATGGAATTGCAGAGCTGGCTGCTCTATCATCTTGTAGCCGTAACCGACTGCAATCAAG tgATGCAGTCGGCGACTACATTGAACGGGGGATCTTATCCCGCCGGAGGCACCGGAAGTCGCGCTCGTGATTTAGGTCTTCGAGCGCAAAAAAAACTTCTCGGCAGAGTCGTATCTACAGGAGCCGGAAGATCACTGTTGATAGATGATGCTACTACATCACTTCTGGATAATCTTTATAAACTTATGGAAAGAGCTGCAAAAACTAATCCTAGTTTAGACAAGAAGCAACCTGAAAAggttttaaagaatattgttaaattgtcCATTAAG GTGGGTCTTCTACAGCGTAATCAACAATTAAACGTTACCGATGACACGAAACTCGCCGAAATAAGAACTGCCCTTAGAGCTGTAGCTATGTCTGTGGTTTCGTTTTATGAATTAGAATTCAGTTTTGATAGGgcgtatttaataaaatcattagaaCGATGCAGAACTGCAATACAAACATTTATAAAGCCACATCTTACAGATAAATCTCAAGATCGATGTGATCAAGTGTTCGATTTCTTAACGCATTCCGATTTTTTGGATTCCGTTTTTAGGCAAGATTCGGAACATAGACCTATCCTTGGAATGCTAGTTAGTGATATAAATAAGGCCTTAGATGCTGGgcatctttga
- the LOC725570 gene encoding tumor necrosis factor alpha-induced protein 8-like protein isoform X9, with translation MFDVMQSATTLNGGSYPAGGTGSRARDLGLRAQKKLLGRVVSTGAGRSLLIDDATTSLLDNLYKLMERAAKTNPSLDKKQPEKVLKNIVKLSIKVGLLQRNQQLNVTDDTKLAEIRTALRAVAMSVVSFYELEFSFDRAYLIKSLERCRTAIQTFIKPHLTDKSQDRCDQVFDFLTHSDFLDSVFRQDSEHRPILGMLVSDINKALDAGHL, from the exons ATGTTTGATG tgATGCAGTCGGCGACTACATTGAACGGGGGATCTTATCCCGCCGGAGGCACCGGAAGTCGCGCTCGTGATTTAGGTCTTCGAGCGCAAAAAAAACTTCTCGGCAGAGTCGTATCTACAGGAGCCGGAAGATCACTGTTGATAGATGATGCTACTACATCACTTCTGGATAATCTTTATAAACTTATGGAAAGAGCTGCAAAAACTAATCCTAGTTTAGACAAGAAGCAACCTGAAAAggttttaaagaatattgttaaattgtcCATTAAG GTGGGTCTTCTACAGCGTAATCAACAATTAAACGTTACCGATGACACGAAACTCGCCGAAATAAGAACTGCCCTTAGAGCTGTAGCTATGTCTGTGGTTTCGTTTTATGAATTAGAATTCAGTTTTGATAGGgcgtatttaataaaatcattagaaCGATGCAGAACTGCAATACAAACATTTATAAAGCCACATCTTACAGATAAATCTCAAGATCGATGTGATCAAGTGTTCGATTTCTTAACGCATTCCGATTTTTTGGATTCCGTTTTTAGGCAAGATTCGGAACATAGACCTATCCTTGGAATGCTAGTTAGTGATATAAATAAGGCCTTAGATGCTGGgcatctttga
- the LOC412932 gene encoding DDB1- and CUL4-associated factor 12 isoform X1 yields the protein MAETQRMTVYGRHPPCASGTRLEERRARSFFDSRLALRLERNRKSDKPDDFICYESSDDEAETVSEGKQFLRTSFNFVDYVRARETNTREVRKINQEYGFRHILTHDLFKEYSVSLNNMNKVFCSQWLSDRQVVFGTKCNKLMVYDVATQKLDQIPSLHGRQINSGGGAVPEQQCGIHSVQINPSRTLLSTGARNSNEIAIYRLPTLDPVCVGEGGHRDWIFDMCWLDDEFLVSGSRDTKMALWRIDNDLAEAPDKADVPTHRLIQPVCVKECRSAQKVRALVFNRTYKEIAAITLNNFIHIWSAETFRQKISRKLPVCQENVCLAVQDDGVYAVGCRSYTLLLDARTVQPIKRIPSRYSGCGIRSVSFQGSVLTIGTGLGMMFFYDVRAQKYLESSINSNRIVVLKASKGYVFPDEEYIDGFQNVKYTPAIYTHCYDGSGTRLFTAGGPLPVNLYGNYAGLWQ from the exons atgGCTGAAACACAGCGAATGACTGTTTATGGTAGACATCCTCCCTGTGCTAGTGGAACTCGTTTAGAAGAACGTCGTGCTAGAAG TTTTTTTGATTCTAGATTAGCTTTGAGAttggaaagaaatagaaagtcGGACAAACCAGatgattttatatgttatgAATCAAGTGATGATGAAGCAGAGACTGTAAGTGAAGGAAAGCAATTTTTAAGAActtcatttaattttgtgGATTATGTACGTGCAAGAGAAACAAATACAAGAGaagtgagaaaaattaatcaagaatATGGATTTCGACATATATTAActcatgatttatttaaagaatattcagTTAGCTTAAACAATATGAATAAAGTTTTTTGTTCTCAATGGTTAAGTGATAGGCAAGTAGTATTTGGTACAAAATGCAACAAATTGATGGTTTATGATGTAGCAACACAAAAATTAGATCAAATACCATCTCTACATGGAAGACAAATTAATTCAGGAGGTGGTGCTGTTCCTGAGCAGCAATGTGGTATACATTCTGTTCAAATTAATCCTTCTag AACTCTTTTATCAACTGGGGCAAGAAATAGTAATGAAATAGCAATATATAGGCTACCAACTTTAGATCCAGTTTGTGTAGGAGAAGGTGGTCATAGAGATTGGATTTTTGATATGTGTTGGTTAGATGATGAATTTTTAGTTTCTGGTTCTAGAGATACCAAAATGGCTTTATGGCGTATAGATAATGATCTTGCTGAAGCTCCTGATAAAGCAGATGTACCAACGCAtag gttGATTCAACCTGTATGTGTTAAGGAATGTAGATCTGCACAAAAAGTACGAGCTCTTGTCTTCAATAGaacatataaagaaattgCTGCTATTACtctgaataatttcattcacaTTTGGTCTGCTGAGACTTTTAGACAAAAGATATCTAGAAAATTACCAGTTTGTCAAGAAAATGTTTGTCTTGCTGTACAAGATGATGGTGTTTATGCTGTGGGATGCCGTTCATATACTTTACTCTTAGATGCAAGAACTGTGCAACCTATAAAAAGAATACCTTCACG atatagcGGTTGTGGAATTCGATCCGTTAGTTTTCAAGGTTCTGTTTTAACCATTGGAACAGGCTTAGGAATGATGTTCTTTTATGATGTTAGAGCTCAAAAGTATCTTGAATCATCAATTAATTCTAACAGAATTGTTGTATTAAAAGCATCAAAAGGATATGTg TTTCCTGATGAAGAGTACATAGATGGAtttcaaaatgtaaaatatacacCTGCTATATATACTCATTGTTACGATGGATCAGGAACTCGATTATTCACCGCTGGTGGACCTCTTCCCGTAAATCTTTATGGTAATTATGCAGGATTATGgcaataa
- the LOC412932 gene encoding DDB1- and CUL4-associated factor 12 isoform X2, whose protein sequence is MAETQRMTVYGRHPPCASGTRLEERRARRLALRLERNRKSDKPDDFICYESSDDEAETVSEGKQFLRTSFNFVDYVRARETNTREVRKINQEYGFRHILTHDLFKEYSVSLNNMNKVFCSQWLSDRQVVFGTKCNKLMVYDVATQKLDQIPSLHGRQINSGGGAVPEQQCGIHSVQINPSRTLLSTGARNSNEIAIYRLPTLDPVCVGEGGHRDWIFDMCWLDDEFLVSGSRDTKMALWRIDNDLAEAPDKADVPTHRLIQPVCVKECRSAQKVRALVFNRTYKEIAAITLNNFIHIWSAETFRQKISRKLPVCQENVCLAVQDDGVYAVGCRSYTLLLDARTVQPIKRIPSRYSGCGIRSVSFQGSVLTIGTGLGMMFFYDVRAQKYLESSINSNRIVVLKASKGYVFPDEEYIDGFQNVKYTPAIYTHCYDGSGTRLFTAGGPLPVNLYGNYAGLWQ, encoded by the exons atgGCTGAAACACAGCGAATGACTGTTTATGGTAGACATCCTCCCTGTGCTAGTGGAACTCGTTTAGAAGAACGTCGTGCTAGAAG ATTAGCTTTGAGAttggaaagaaatagaaagtcGGACAAACCAGatgattttatatgttatgAATCAAGTGATGATGAAGCAGAGACTGTAAGTGAAGGAAAGCAATTTTTAAGAActtcatttaattttgtgGATTATGTACGTGCAAGAGAAACAAATACAAGAGaagtgagaaaaattaatcaagaatATGGATTTCGACATATATTAActcatgatttatttaaagaatattcagTTAGCTTAAACAATATGAATAAAGTTTTTTGTTCTCAATGGTTAAGTGATAGGCAAGTAGTATTTGGTACAAAATGCAACAAATTGATGGTTTATGATGTAGCAACACAAAAATTAGATCAAATACCATCTCTACATGGAAGACAAATTAATTCAGGAGGTGGTGCTGTTCCTGAGCAGCAATGTGGTATACATTCTGTTCAAATTAATCCTTCTag AACTCTTTTATCAACTGGGGCAAGAAATAGTAATGAAATAGCAATATATAGGCTACCAACTTTAGATCCAGTTTGTGTAGGAGAAGGTGGTCATAGAGATTGGATTTTTGATATGTGTTGGTTAGATGATGAATTTTTAGTTTCTGGTTCTAGAGATACCAAAATGGCTTTATGGCGTATAGATAATGATCTTGCTGAAGCTCCTGATAAAGCAGATGTACCAACGCAtag gttGATTCAACCTGTATGTGTTAAGGAATGTAGATCTGCACAAAAAGTACGAGCTCTTGTCTTCAATAGaacatataaagaaattgCTGCTATTACtctgaataatttcattcacaTTTGGTCTGCTGAGACTTTTAGACAAAAGATATCTAGAAAATTACCAGTTTGTCAAGAAAATGTTTGTCTTGCTGTACAAGATGATGGTGTTTATGCTGTGGGATGCCGTTCATATACTTTACTCTTAGATGCAAGAACTGTGCAACCTATAAAAAGAATACCTTCACG atatagcGGTTGTGGAATTCGATCCGTTAGTTTTCAAGGTTCTGTTTTAACCATTGGAACAGGCTTAGGAATGATGTTCTTTTATGATGTTAGAGCTCAAAAGTATCTTGAATCATCAATTAATTCTAACAGAATTGTTGTATTAAAAGCATCAAAAGGATATGTg TTTCCTGATGAAGAGTACATAGATGGAtttcaaaatgtaaaatatacacCTGCTATATATACTCATTGTTACGATGGATCAGGAACTCGATTATTCACCGCTGGTGGACCTCTTCCCGTAAATCTTTATGGTAATTATGCAGGATTATGgcaataa
- the LOC412931 gene encoding U3 small nucleolar RNA-associated protein 15 homolog: protein MASFKKINTKVFARSGSELTPDIIYWKKYSAPVLVKEFGPIDYIDFSPVEPHYFAVTCSVRVQVYNPITKLVTKNLSRFKEAAYGGSFRSDGKLLCAGGEEAVIRLFDVNAKSLLRLFSGHKAAVHRTFFTADNVHIASFSDDKTVIIWDIPSETQIISFNEHSDYIRAGAVSPISNDILLSGGYDKHIYMYDTRTSKKIFSVSHEAPVESLLFLPSGGIFLSAGGTEIRVWDALAGGRLLAKITQHHKTVTCLKIASNGHRILSGSLDRHVKIYDSGTYKTVHSLDYPNSVLSIGISPNDETIVAGMVDGLISVRRREEDVKTEKPQRKKVSYRYSGKNLHIHQVDVIVHEELKEIMSKHDTYLRKFEYSKALDSVMASYIVNKTPHVTVALMQELIRRQGLKQALSGRDGKLLVNILKFLNKYIGNIRFGRILLHVANILMDIYEDHLDELAAEPRKMFSILAAKLEEEENLILALSELQGKLHMILSAAEIVSPTPIKDIQTLEPSNAAQKNLILSIA from the exons atggcgtccttcaagaaaataaatactaaaGTATTTGCAAGATCAGGTTCTGAATTAACTCCAGATATTATATACTGGAAAAAGTATAGt gCTCCTGTTTTAGTTAAGGAATTTGGACcaattgattatattgatttttcaccAGTAGAACCTCATTATTTTGCAGTCACTTGTTCAGTAAGAGTACAAGTGTATAATCCAATTACAAAATTAGTAACAAAAAATCTTAGTAGATTTAAAGAAGCTGCTTATGGTGGATCTTTTCGTAGTGATGGCAAACTACTTTGTGCTGGTGGTGAAGAAGCTGTAATTAGACTCTTTGATGTCAATGCAAAAAGTCTTCTTAGACTTTTCTCTGGACACAAAGCTGCTGTACATAGAACTTTCTTTACTGCGGATAATGTTCACATTGCTTCATTTTCTGATGACAAAACTGTTATTATTTGGGATATACCTAGTGAAAcacaaataatatcttttaatgaaCATTCAGATTATATCAGAGCTGGAGCAGTTAGTCCCATttctaatgatatattattatctggtGGTTatgataaacatatatatatgtatgatacAAGAAcaagcaaaaaaattttcagtgTTAGCCATGAAGCTCCTGTTGAAAGTTTATTGTTTTTACCTTCtggtggaatatttttatctgctG gaGGAACAGAAATTAGAGTATGGGATGCACTTGCTGGTGGCAGATTACTTGCAAAAATTACCCAACATCATAAAACTGTAACATGCTTGAAAATAGCTTCAAATGGACATAGAATTTTATCTGGTTCTCTAGATAgacatgtaaaaatttatgattctgGAACATATAAGACTGTTCATTCTTTGGATTATCCAAATTCTGTTCTTAGTATAGGAATTAgt CCAAATGATGAAACCATAGTAGCTGGTATGGTTGATGGTTTAATTTCTgtgagaagaagagaagaagatgtAAAAACTGAAAAACCACAACGTAAAAAAGTATCATATAGATATTCtggaaaaaatttacacaTACATCAAGTAGATGTTATTGTACATGAAGAACTTAAAGAAATTATGTCCAAACATGAtacttatttaagaaaattcgaatattcaaaagCTTTAGATTCTGTAATGGCAAgttatatagtaaataaaacaCCACATGTTACAGTTGCACTCATGCAAGAACTTATCAGAAGGCAAGGTTTAAAACAAGCTCTTAGTGGTAGAGATGGCAAATTACTTGTAAATATTCTTaagtttttaaacaaatatataggaaatattcgatttggaaggatattattacatgtagctaatatattaatgg ATATCTATGAAGATCATTTAGATGAACTTGCAGCAGAACCACGAAAAATGTTCAGTATTTTAGCAGcaaaattagaagaagaagagaatttaatattagcaTTATCAGAATTACAAGGAAAATTGCATATGATATTATCTGCCGCGGAAATTGTATCTCCTACACcaataaaagatattcaaaCTTTAGAACCTTCAAATGCggcacaaaaaaatttaattttaagtatagcatga